The sequence TTCTGTCTTATCGGGCGTACAGATTACAAAACAGCCAATTAAGTGTTCATTCCTTGTAACACAATAGACattcactggccactttaaaaGGAACACGTGTacatgtcagaatacacaacatgATGaaaccaagaacagaaatcagccaagaacaagaatctgaaatCACCAAGACTGGACAGGATGGGGGAAATATTATTAGGGGACACTTTTTAACTATATGTACAATGTGATCTGTGCTTCAGTAAAAGGAGCCCAAAATATATAGGTTTAAATCTCTTATTTCATATGCTATCAATCTAGGTTTTGTGTGAGACATTTATATTAGTTCTATACTGCTTCAATGCAAACCTGCTTCAAGGCTGATAAACTCTTATTAAGGTAAAGTAAAAATGTTTAAGCTTGATTATTTATCAAGTATTCGTATAGGGCTTAAATGTGTCTAAGATTCTCAGGTGAGGTTATCTGGAAGGCGAGTCATGTCAACTGGACTTCTTTCTAGTTAGATCGAAACGTTTCGCTACTCATCCGAGCGTTTCGATCTAACTAGAAAGAAGTCCAGTTGACATGACTCGACCTCCAGAGTGTTTATATATCTTCACATAAATCCAGACGTAGCTTAAGATCAACAAACCAGAGGCCCAGGAACCAGAAAACGCCCTTGAAGAATTATTTTAGTATACAGGTGTATACGAGTAAAGACAAACGTAATACAAAGGAGGTTCTCTGTGAGCAGATTGTTAATCAGGAGCACTTGGGTAGGCAGGTAAAAAATGTACAGTATCCAGGTGAGATATGGGCGTGTGCCAGATGCCCTAAGAGTCTTTAGTGTTGTCTTAAGGTGTTAAACCACAACACTGCTTTAGAATTTTGTAGACCTTTATttgtggaaaaagaaaatacaacagcttggtttttttttttggttttttttttaacaaataagcCCGCGAGGAGAAGAGAAGTAAGAACTGAGGACAGGACTAAACCAAAAGATTTTTGCTTTTGCACATAGTGGAATAAACAGCGTTCCTCGAGCAGCTGTACTGTTGCGTCTCCACACAATTTACAAAGATAATTAAGACAAACAAATCTCTTAACGTATCAGTGAAAGATTGAATAAGAAAAGCCTGTGCACATCTCATGAATCAACTAAATCCTTCTGCTTCAAAAACTAATCATTAATTCCAAGCTTCATATGCTACCGCTCTGATTTCCATCTCATCACGGCCAAGAGCTTACGACAGAAAATGTTTGGGCTTATGTACTAATAATTCTAGatcaaaatgcatttaaatatgcATCACTGACTTCAGATTAGTAATAAAAAATCCCAACATACAAAGAAAATGCCCAAAGCAAATAAATGCACCCCCCCCCTCTCATTTTCATAATAATGAATTTACACAAGgtaaaagaagacaaaaaaaatctacaagTTAGACCTGATGTTATAGCGACCCTCTCGATGCTTTCAAGACGAGATGTTTACCCTGGTATAATCTCAGATTAGAGATTATTTTGGTCAAATAtcttatttaatgttttatattctgTTTACTAATCCTGATGCCATTTAGATCATCCTTATCTCTATATAATCTTCATATACAGCGGCTTGGCTTCCCACTCTTTAAAATATTCCACCTTAAAAAAAGAGAATCACAGAAATGGAAAGCATACTCATTTCAAAGAAATCATCCGTGTCGGAGAACATACAGGAAGGATGGGAATAAACTtgcacacaaactcatacagagACATGTCTAGTCGTTACAATGAGGTTGTGAGTGCATGAAAAAAtttattctgttattttctCTGTGGAGGCAAGGAGTGGTGGTAGAGTCAGCAGGGAGTTTAAAGAAGCGCAGTGTCGCCCTCTGGTGGATCGAGTCAAATGCTGCGTCGGGGCCCGGTTCTAGGGGTCCTCTTTATGAGGCACGCTGCAGCTACAGGGCCCTCGTCTAGCCTCTCTAACGCTCTCTCTACACTAGCAAGCCACAGGCTTTGGTCTGGCCTCTCCgatgctgtgttcacactagcAAGTGACAAGTCGCTCATGCCACCTCAACCGTCTCTAACGGGCAGGGATTATATCAAGCCGAGTTATAAACAGTTTACTGTGTAATTTTACACATCACTGTCTGTATTTTACTACTGAGGTAAGTACGAGCCCTTCAGTTTTCTTCCATCGAGTTGAGAGATCAGTGGGACCTCGTACTGTCCACTCCTGTTGATCCGTCCTAGGATTCGTCTGAATTTGTCGCGTTACGCTGTCCGAACTAAATCGCATAAGATTAAGAAAATCTTAATTAAAACGTTGATTTACACCCTGTCGCCGGAATTTGCGACTCCATGTCGTACGCTTTCACAGCAATTTCAAATCGACTGTCAGTTTGTTGCTTGCTATTGTGAAGGCAGGTTGAAGTAGAGGCCTAACTGATTCTACCTACTCAGTCTGAGCTTTATGGAGTTTTTCACCACTTGGATGGGGTTAGCCGGAGGAAGAGGGACATCAGAAAGATCAGTGCTGgacattttctgaaaaacatAATGAAAACCACGTAAAAAAGGGTTAGTGGAATGGGTTATATTGTGATAGGGCTTCGAAATAATAGCTAATTTATTGTCGAATATCACAGTTACAAATTTTTCAGcagatttttaataaattctggCCTTTTCTTTCATATCGCCTATTATAAACCTATTTTCTTTTAGGGTCAAAATAAGGTTGAGCTGGAGAACTTCATTTAAAGTATATCATTTAAAagctaaatataaaaacaattaaactcCTAAAACCAATAAACAATACATGAATATGTATGCAACCAAACGCTTTCCACTTACGGCATGATTTAATGCACCAGTCAATTAACAGTTAGACAACTTTACTTAAGCTTGCCAATTACAGTCAATTAggataaaaaatgaattaattgggtcccactttacacacacacacacaaaaataacagaATGTTTAACCATTTCAGTTAAATAATGCAATACCTGAGATGGTGGTATCTGCccttctgtatctgtctcctGTGCATAATAAACAAAAGATATATCAGCGGGTTTAACGTGTGCAacacagctggaaaaaaaatttcGTATAAGCACAGAAAGACATGTCTACTCACCGCTGCTTCTGTCTCTATTTTCACCTCTCCGTCTAAAGCAGAGAAATCGCTAGCCTGCATCAAATAAACAATTAGCACCGTCAAAAAAAGGAATTCGGTTCTGAGAAGTGTTTCGCATTTGTTAACGGTGTGACATATTCCTGAGAAAATGAACAGATGTATCTACCTGAGAAAAATCAGCAGCCTGGTCCACCGAATCTGAGGTAGAATcctggaaaaaaatgattttattgcatttatagGGAAATGATGCATGgaaaaatattcattatataAGGATCTgaagaaaaacataaataaatgtgacAAAGTTAAAATTAATTCCATAAACTGACATTTATATGCATCACATGAAGCGTATTCTGTAGTGCAAAAACTTTTAACATGGACTCCAGCTTTACCTCCTCTAATCTGAGCTTCTTGGCTTGCTCATCAGGGAGCGGTGAGCCCGATCTCTTCCTTGTCTGAGCAGGACTGGGGGTTTTTGTCTCTGATGGACATGCTGTAACAGAGAACAGTGAGCATTACACACTGTGGTCTACCTGTTGTATATGAGCAGAGTcatgttatatacatacattgtAGTAAAGAAACAAATAATACAAGGCTGTTGAGTGCACATACCTGCAGCAGGATGTGCGTCTACTGACGTGTCCGACTTTCCTTGAGAATCTGAGCTGCCAGTGGTCCCTGTGGAGCTGTACGCATGACGGAATAACGGAGATTATTATTTACTCCATACAATTAAAAATACTTCTCAAAGCTCCTTAAGGATACCAGGAAGGAAAATGAAACTAAAAAGATTTCAGCTTTACTAAGAAATATGAAGCACACAAAGCATAAATTGAAAAAAACTGAGAAATTAAAACAGCCTGCATTATTTAGTtaatttataaatgttaaatgaatatataaaatacctGCCTAAATTCTGACTCTTTTTATTTCAATGATTTATGAAAATTCGGAGAATATTGCACCGGCCAATCAGAACAAGAGTTTTCCTTAACCAAACCATTTCTCAGTTTTCAGTCAGATAAATTCAGTATTTAATGCTTACTAAATCTCTGCATCCTGGAGTGAGTCAGATATACTTCACACATTTGTGACAAAACTCTTTCTAACAACCACTATtcatatactgtaaaaatatatttaaatataatttagttTTTATATAGTTTCCACCaataatatttcaaataaaaacagcaaacatttaacatttcataaaataaatgtttcctgaattaaataaaaataataataattaattaattaaataaataaaataattaattaattataaaaaaataaaaaaaaacaggattctCAGATCACGACATTTTGTcaagtgaaagtgtgtgtgtgtgtgtgtgtgtgtgtcttgctcACCGGTGAGGACCGTCAGAGAAGGCTGTCCTGGAGGCGCCAGTGGGTGACGGAAGAGACGTACTGTTATCCTTGTCCACAGGCGAGGCCACACTGCTCTCAATCAAATCTGAATGCTACAGAGCACAGGATGATACAAAAATGTTAATACTGTGTTATAAAAATGTTCATAAactaattttaaaaaacaagaataaacaagcaaaattttatttttagtgcaCGATGAAAACATTACCCTTAAAACCTAAAATCGATTCATACTGTATGTTCAGATTAAAGAACGAAACTTTCCATTAACGCAAAAACAACTGAGCAGAAGTATATATTCCCAGTATTCAAGTAGGAGTGCTCTGCATTTACTGTACCTCCTGCAATCTGAGCTTCTTGGAGTTATCTTCATGGAGGGGTGAGGCCGGTCTCTTCCGTGCATGAGGCTCTGATAGACACGCTGTAACAGAGGATAAAACATTATAGTGACCGAATGTGAAACAATACAGTCCTTGCATGTAgagagaattttaaaaaaaattactacaAAAACTGTGATGTATATCAGTGGACGAGAAGATTATACTTTTCAAGATGTGCATCAGTCAACAGTGTAACAAAAGTATGGGGTGACCAGTGCTTACAAATTAGCATCTTATCCAATGACTATACAGACTACAGTCCCAGCAAAGTATATCAGCTGACTAGACTGAGTCTCATAAATCCACAGGGTTCATCAAGATAAATTCAACACAAAGTGAAAATAAGTGCTATGAAAAGCAATGTGCATTGTTCACATCCTTGGAATTGGCTTTTCTGCTGGGTGAGTTTTATTCATGTTTGGTGTGATGGACAAAGCAGAAAAGCGTCAGTTTAAGGGGCATATCGCTGCAAATGCTACAAACCAACACAGCAGAGATCAGGGGAAAAAAGACACTAGGTCTAggtgagctctctctctcactcactttctctctctctctctctctcacacacactccaaactaTGTGAACTCAAATCACTGTATCTATCTGGCTAAGAAGACATTAGTGCATCTAACCAGATTTTTATTCGAGGCATACAGCCAGCATCAGAAATGTCagaagacatgaacacaagaaCACATACCTGCAGCAGTATGTGTGCCTCCTGAGGTGTTTACCTTCCCCTGAGAATCTGAGCTGGCAGTGGTCCCTGTGGAGCTGTGAACATGTGAACATAACCATAACTTAATCTTCACAAACAAGTTGTTCACAGTgaaacaacaacatctacagAATGTAAAATTGGTATTGTGCTAAAATATATGATCTGAGCTAGAAAGTAAACTACAAAAAATTGATGATTTCTGTAGATCATTTAAGAAAAGAAAGTATATGACGAGCAAGTGAGTaggaaatgaatgaacaacAGCCTGTCAGAATACTTCTAGGATTTAGTTTTTTGAAACATTGTGAGtatttggggtgtgtgtgtgtgtgtggagcccACCGGTGAGGACTGGCAGAGAAGGGTGTCTTGGTAGCGCTGGGGGTGCGGGTGGGTGAGGGGATGGACATGCTGTTATCGCTGTCCAGTGACAAGTCCACACTGCTCTCGTTCACAGCACGCAGGCTTTCAGTTGAATGCTACAGTGCAGAGCATGACAGCAAAGGTTTAACACTGACATCTCTGACAAAACCATATGGTTAAGGCTTGAAGAGGCTTTTGCTTGCCTTTCTCCTTTTCGGGATAACAAGGTCCGGCAGGAGCTGGTGAAGCTGTTTCCTCTTCACGTGCATCGCCGATATTTTCTTGTCGGACTCAAACATCTTGCTGCTGATGGCCTGACGGTACACTGCATTCATAAGGCAAAGATTAACAAGTTATTGACAATCTATAAGACTACAAGCTCTTCTTCCTCCAATATTAGGTGTGTTCCACaatttaaaactaaaattatCTTCGATTTCTAGATTTTATGACAACAAATCTAGAACTGGAAAAGCAAGTCACTTCTCAAAATGTGGGTTCTGCTTGCAgtataatgtaaatatactgTACTGTTAATATATATTCAGCACTTTTAGTTGATCAGTCTGATATCTCAGAGATCTTAATATCAGCAGAAACCAATCTGGTTCTGCAAACTTCTTTTGCCAGAGGCACTAAAAATAAAGCAGCACGCTTTTAGCTTCGCGTACACAAGATGGCTGCTAcacagtaaaaaacaaacaaatacataacaGGATATCCTACCCGTGTCTGTGAACGTCTGGATGTCGTACGTCAAGTCGACGTTAAGAAGCTCGGACCCCTCCATTTTCTTGAATTCGATACCAATGACCCACATTGTGCTCAACTCTGGCCTGTACACAAACGTCACAAAAAAAGCCAAAAGTTCCAACATGCTCAGAAATTTCTCCTCAGTAAAGCTAATCTGCCGCACTCACGTTTTATTGCTTTCCTTGGGTCCTGGAAACGACTGTGGATTCACATGTGCGAGAGTGATGAACTCATTTTTCTCCAGGCTTCCTACCAAGATTCGGATCTTGGACTCGACAAGGCCGACCCTGTTGGAAATTGGATCCTTAAAAGTCGGCACGTAAATCTATTTATAAAGAGCGTTACTGCACAGGCTCTCTGGATGCAGTGTGCAAGGTATTATCAAGGCTCATCATACCAATCGTGTGACTCAGCATGGGTCTACTCACCATTCGAGGTGCTGCTTCTCAGTGGGCGCACTTGCTAGCAACACAATATAATGCCTTGGAACATAAAAACAAGAACAATGCCATTACATCCTTTAGACAGAGGTCATTTAACTAAACACCGGGAAGTCTATGGAAGCCCAGGGGTTATATCAAAGGCCTAACTCACATGCTCTGATGCAGCACAATTAATCTATTCAGGTaggaaagacaaaaataaaaaagcacatCCACCCAAAAAAActttccaaaaaacaaacaaatatgacTGAAATATTAACGTAAGCATTCACAAAAAGCATTTACACTGTTGTCATCTCACTTCTGTCTAGTTTCTCAAAAATATCTGTGTCTAAACAATGATACAGTTCAATTCCAGATACTTCCTCTAAACAAACCTCACTCAACAATGGAGCACTGATAGAAAGTGAACAAAAGCAAAGAAAGTGTTGTCcattaagaacaaaaaaaaacgctgTGTATAAAAACTGCTGCTATAGGACACTTCTCAGTCCTTTGTGAACAACGAAAATCAAGAGCGTCGAGAGcatttggaaaaaataaaacagtacacaatttcacattaacatttattttaagttggaaaagaaaaaaaaaagggggggagaGAAACATCGTCATTGCAAAGCTCTACCCAAAAGCTGCATCATATTAACTACGTTCATCCCGCTGATCTTTAAGGAGTGAATACAAATCCTATTGATTTGGTCTAAATCACAGCATTAGTACAAAACCTGGAGATGTTAATagtgcacacaacacacaacattaaaaaaGTCAATAAGTAGGTTCATTTGTGGTGCGACAGCACCATCTACATGCTGCttatttagacaaaaaaaaaaatcaactagTACGTCAATTACATCAGATTATTGTTGGTtgaattattacattttctAGAGACAATTAGAAAAGCTGACCTTCTTTTTCAATACCAAAGACATTAACACAGTGAAATGTACACAATTTCACCCAAATGTACACGGACACTGCTATATACATAACAGTGCATAATGATCCTAAAATGGTctttcagcagtgtgtgtgatgatttaagGTGCTGAAATAGAACCTATAATTGTCCTTATTAGatctataaatgttttatatttcttaAACATTGCATTAGAGCAACGCAAACTGTGTACAGTTCAGGAATATAGCTTTAAAAACAATGGCTACAGTCGTTTTCATTACATGTGAAATAGtcagaaaaacacaatacaatacacagaAAAGACAAACATGAAACACAGGAGGAAATAAAATGGACTGCTTCGGTGACCTTTACTTCTCTAAAACTTAGTTTAGGCTGTTTTTAACTGAAATACTTTAATCTCACgtcattaattttattttattaatctaGCCATTAGTTTAAAAAAACCCTGCCTACTGAATGCTTATAAAAAGAAAacgttatttatatttttttttaaagataatcaCTGACTggaaaaatacagtgtagaaattaTAAACTTGGGACGTTTTCACACTTGGTCCGAATACCTGAGTCCAGACCCAGGAGCGATTCTGGGCTTGATTGCCGGGCCAGGCTCATAATTGCAGGTTTGCCTTCACATAAACCAGGTGTCCAATCTTCTCagcaaagggctggtgtgggtgcaggctttcattccagccaAGCCCGAGCCACATGTTTGGAACGGAAACCAGTGCTCACACCAGCCGTTTGTGGAAAAGATTGTAAACCCCAGACATAGAAGACTTCTTAATCAGTGGAGTGAACATGCAATTCCAGACATGACATTTCAGCACTCAAGTCTGTAAAACGGTAGGCACTATGATCGTTCGTtcggtgtttattattattattattttggctCTGACATTTAATCTTTATGGATAAAGAACAGTTTTTGTTCATGCAAGAGAGCATGAGACACGCATTTTTCACTACGCTCTCAGCAGAATTGAGAAAAAAAGCGAGCTCATTATGGTGCTCTGGTCCTATGAAAGTGtggaaataaatgtataaataataggAAGTAACAGTAGAAACTGGAAGTAGCATTAAACCAGTTGTGTAACTCTGCATGTGGCCCAGAGCGTGGACCTCTTCAACACCTGATGCAGGTTCGGTTAAACGTTTCCCTGTCACCAAAAACAACATTTCAACTTCAATCTTACCAAACCTGGGGCTCGAATATCcggaaaaaaacacaagtgtGAAAACGActtaaaaaactttttattataGACAATTGTAAGACAAGAAAATACCaataaaaatctctctctcattttcataTACCTACCTTAGGAATGACAAatgcagttatttaaaaaaataatgagtgTCGGTCTAACAGAATTATTACAACAGAATTAACAGAAATGTAAAGCTAAGAAAAGCTAAGACAGTAGATGTGTACCGTTGCAAAGTGTTAGTATAAATTACTCTTTTATTTAGTATATATTCAGGTTGTATCACCACACAACATAGGATGCAAGTGAGAATTGTGAAGGAGTGCAAAGGCGGTGGTGTGTGTGctattttgaaaaataaatctttattcaAATAGTGTAACCTCATCACGTAAATACAACAGGATAAGCAGCTAAATACATACTTGTATTTCTGAAAGAAGTTTGGAGAGTCAAATAGTTTGGCCCAGTCTGCTTTGTTCTGCAGTATTTCATCCATAATGGCCAGACCTGGAGGTAAGAACCACAGTGAACAGttaaaaatgcaaatttttAACTGCTTGGAATGAGAAGGCTGGTtttggacgagtgtgtgtgttcctacTGCGCTGAAGGAAGCCTGACTTTAACATTTCTAACAATTCCACACACAGGAAAATCAAAGCTGTACATGGAGGAAGTTGACTATGTTTAACCAACCGGTAACTCAGGCACAAGGAACAAGCAGATGTTGTGTCTGGGCTATTAGTTTTGAATGCAGAGCTGCCCTGTGGATAAACAGAGGTCGCTTTAACTCTGTCTTTATTTGGTATGTACAGTGGGGTCCTAAAGTCTGAGACCACAATGAAAATAtgggattattttttattttcacaaaaaaattttgtttaaaaaaaaatgtagaagtttttaaaattttgaattaaaaatctttcatgtttaatattaaaacttCTGAAATttgacatttaatttaaatgtatgAAAATTTCTGATAATGACCATGTTAATGTACAAAACGTCAGATTTCCTCATTTCTAATCTCTTCTCCATGCTCAAATTCAGtctttattttacacaaatcattttcagtaacataaggtacactatactgccaaaacaTCTGGGACATTTGGGACATATGCCTTTACATTTTGTCCcatcctttgcagctagaacaggcttcaacttttctgggaaggtattgcacaaggtttaggagtgtgtttatgggaattgttgACCATTCCACAAAAAgccatttgtgaggtcaggcactgatgttggacgagaaggccagGCTCACactctccgctctaattcatcccaaaggtgttctatcgggttgaggccAGTCAAGCGCCTccttatcaaactcactcatccatgtctttatggaccttgctttgtgcactggtgtgcagtcatgttggaacaggaaggggtcatccccaaactgttcccacaaggttgggagcatgaaactgtcttggtatgctgaagcattaaaagttcctttcactggaactaaaggagCCACGCCCAACCACTAaagaacaacccctgaattcaatgatttggagggagtGTCCCAATTTAGAGTATGCTGAAAAttgttgtattaaattagaaaggAATGCAAAGcaaaaggtttttttaaaaagtgttctCAGACTTCTGGACCCTAATGCATGTGTAAACGTAACAGATTTCACACCACAAGTCCGTAACTTCACTTAAACTgcttattttaaatgaattacaAACAGACAATCTGTTCAGAACGAGGAGGAACTTGCGGGTATGTAAACAATGAAGTGTAGTACAAAGGTGTCATAAACTGTAACTTGCCTTTTATAAAGTAACAGTCGCttcgtggaaaaaaaaaataaaataaaaataagtaaaataaataaataaaatgaagataCTAGCTGGAATCCAATAGTCTGAAGACTAAACATCACATCTCATTCAAAACTTTGGCTAATGACTTGTCGATTTTTTAGAATATGAGGAAACATGAAGTGCTGCATTAGAAACTTGGTAAGAAGTTAATGATGAAACATTGTTCTCCTCATCTACGTGAACGCACTTAACCAGCTAATTAGCTCACCAGACTTCAAATATATTCAATTTAGGGTAAGATCATTAGAGCTTTTCCTTGCCTGGtggattatttaataaatctaTTAACCTGTAATGAAGCTGAAATTAATCAACCTGTTTAAAGTCAGCAGTGTCAACATTTGCCATGTCAtaactgtaatattaaaggttcTAAATTAACGGCTAATCGGGATGGGGCGAAAAGTGTCCTGCAGTTGAA comes from Hemibagrus wyckioides isolate EC202008001 linkage group LG25, SWU_Hwy_1.0, whole genome shotgun sequence and encodes:
- the papola gene encoding poly(A) polymerase alpha isoform X1, with the translated sequence MPFPIMNQAQPAQETLKHYGITSPISLALPKESDLAQTQKLVQALKPFGVFEEELELQRRILVLGKLNSLVKEWIQDISRSKNIPPSLIENIGGKIFTFGSYRLGVHTKGADIDALCVAPRHVDRSDFFTSFYEKLKEQEEVKDLRAVEEAFVPVIKLCFDGIEIDILFARLALQTIPENLDLRDDSLLKNLDIRCIRSLNGCRVTDEILHLVPNIENFRLTLRAIKLWAKRHNIYSNILGFLGGVSWAMLVARTCQLYPNAVASTLVYKFFLVFSKWEWPNPVLLKQPVECNLNLPVWDPRVTPSDRYHLMPIITPAYPQQNSTYNVSVSTRNVMVEEFRQGLAIMDEILQNKADWAKLFDSPNFFQKYKHYIVLLASAPTEKQHLEWVGLVESKIRILVGSLEKNEFITLAHVNPQSFPGPKESNKTPELSTMWVIGIEFKKMEGSELLNVDLTYDIQTFTDTVYRQAISSKMFESDKKISAMHVKRKQLHQLLPDLVIPKRRKHSTESLRAVNESSVDLSLDSDNSMSIPSPTRTPSATKTPFSASPHRSTGTTASSDSQGKVNTSGGTHTAAACLSEPHARKRPASPLHEDNSKKLRLQEHSDLIESSVASPVDKDNSTSLPSPTGASRTAFSDGPHRSTGTTGSSDSQGKSDTSVDAHPAAACPSETKTPSPAQTRKRSGSPLPDEQAKKLRLEEDSTSDSVDQAADFSQASDFSALDGEVKIETEAAETDTEGQIPPSQKMSSTDLSDVPLPPANPIQVVKNSIKLRLSR
- the papola gene encoding poly(A) polymerase alpha isoform X2 gives rise to the protein MPFPIMNQAQPAQETLKHYGITSPISLALPKESDLAQTQKLVQALKPFGVFEEELELQRRILVLGKLNSLVKEWIQDISRSKNIPPSLIENIGGKIFTFGSYRLGVHTKGADIDALCVAPRHVDRSDFFTSFYEKLKEQEEVKDLRAVEEAFVPVIKLCFDGIEIDILFARLALQTIPENLDLRDDSLLKNLDIRCIRSLNGCRVTDEILHLVPNIENFRLTLRAIKLWAKRHNIYSNILGFLGGVSWAMLVARTCQLYPNAVASTLVYKFFLVFSKWEWPNPVLLKQPVECNLNLPVWDPRVTPSDRYHLMPIITPAYPQQNSTYNVSVSTRNVMVEEFRQGLAIMDEILQNKADWAKLFDSPNFFQKYKHYIVLLASAPTEKQHLEWVGLVESKIRILVGSLEKNEFITLAHVNPQSFPGPKESNKTPELSTMWVIGIEFKKMEGSELLNVDLTYDIQTFTDTVYRQAISSKMFESDKKISAMHVKRKQLHQLLPDLVIPKRRKHSTESLRAVNESSVDLSLDSDNSMSIPSPTRTPSATKTPFSASPHRSTGTTASSDSQGKVNTSGGTHTAAACLSEPHARKRPASPLHEDNSKKLRLQEHSDLIESSVASPVDKDNSTSLPSPTGASRTAFSDGPHRSTGTTGSSDSQGKSDTSVDAHPAAETKTPSPAQTRKRSGSPLPDEQAKKLRLEEDSTSDSVDQAADFSQASDFSALDGEVKIETEAAETDTEGQIPPSQKMSSTDLSDVPLPPANPIQVVKNSIKLRLSR